In Archaeoglobus profundus DSM 5631, the sequence TTAAAAAGTTGTTGGGAGCTTGCAGCTGCTCATCCCAAAACTCTCTTCAAAAATCTTAAGACGTCTTCGAACTCTTCCTCCTTGTCGAAGTAGAGAGTCCTAACGGCGAATATTTTAGGTCTCTTTAACTTTAACCTGATTACCATGTTATCTCTATCGACTTCGTATCCCTCCACATCTTCAATTTTTGTTCTGAAGGGCTTGTAGACGATCTCGTTGCCCTCAATGAAGTAGTACCTTACTTTTCCAAGCGTTATTATGGTGTAAAGGAAGACCATCAGAGCAAAGATCGTGAAAATTGCCAAAGAAGAAATGAGTTTGCTACTGTAGATGATTCTAAAAATCGTGTAAATTAGCCCGACAACTATTAGTCCAAAACCCAATGCGAGCCATTTCTTTCTAGCAACTCTATTGTTTACAGCTCTGTAACTCCAGATCATAGCAATCCTAAGCTTTCAAGCTCCTCCGCTATTTTTTCAACTGCTCTTCTCGCATCGTCAGGAGTTTTGCCTCCAGTAACGACCATCTTACCAGAGCCAAATATCAGAACTACAACTCTAGGATCTCTAAGTCTGTAAACTAAGCCGGGAAACTGTTCGGGCTCGTATTCCACATTTTCTAAACCTAAACCTATCGCTATTGCATTCAAATTCAAATCTGTTCCCAAATCTGCCGATGCTACTATGTTCTGAACTTTCACTTCAGGCTCTTCTATGACAGGTATTCCCAAACTTCCTACGATCTTGACTATCTGCTTTACGACCCTTCTAGCATCCTCAACACTCTTAGATCCGGTACATACAACCTTCCCGCTTCTGAAAATTAAGGCTGCAGCTTTAGGTTCCTTAGTTCTTAAAACCAAGCCGGGGAACTGCTTTGGCTTGTAATCAGCATCTGGTATTTCCCTCGCAATCTTGTTCAAATCGATGTTTTCTCCTATCTGAGTCGATGCTACTACATTCTCAATTTTTATCTTAAAATCTCTCGTCATAATTAACACCCTTTTTAAACTGCTTTTAAACCCTATATATACTTTGCTCGCAAAAAGTGTTTATACATCGTAAACGTTCGAATGTCGTGAAATTCGCACATCTGGCAGATGCCCACTTAGGATACGAACAGTATCACTTACCATTTAGGGCTGAAGACTTTGCAAAATCGTTTAAATTTGCTGTAGAGAAAGCAATTGAAGAGGATGTAGATTTTGCGATAATATCCGGCGATCTCTTCCACAGAAGCAATCCCAACCCGAAGACGATCAAGCAAGCCATAGATATCCTTTCTATGCTGAAAGAGGAGAACATACCGATCTTTGCAATTGAAGGCAATCACGATAAGACTGTTAAAGACGTATCGATATACGATCTGCTTGAATCTCTCGGTCTACTGTACAAACTCGGTCTGAGAAGGAAGCTTGTCGAAGGTGAGTTTGTCAGATCTAAATCTTTTGGAGATTACAACTTAGTTTATGGTGTTTTCGAAGATTTCAAGATATTTGGCGATACACACCGCTCATCTCATCAGTTTAAATCGCTCATGGAAGAAAAATACATACCAAGCTGCGATATCGCAGTTTTGCATCTATCTGTGAAGGAGGTAGTCGATTTGGATATCAAAGACGATTACGTAACCATCAGCGATCTTCCTAGGGCTAAGTACTACGCTTTGGGCCATGTCCACATACCTATAAAGAAGAACGTGAACGGCTCTTGGTTTGTCTATCCCGGTTGTCCAGAAAGAAGTGATGCGAGAGAGTATTCCATCAAAATAGACTATTTCGATGATTTTTGTGTCTCTGAAGGTTGTAAGAAAGGACTATTCATAGTTGAAAACTTTAAGCCGAGATTTGTTGAAGTTAGCTGTAGGGACTTAATATCTGCAAACATTTCCGCGAAAGATCAAAGAGATGCCGTGAATAGGGTTAAAGAGATTTTGGACTACTTGAATTCAGAATCCATCTTAATACTAAGAATCTTCAGCGAGAGCGTAATAGATTTGGAAGATTTGGTTAAGATTGTTGAAAGAAGGGTTAGACACGTTAAGATTAGTCTCGAAAGAATTTCGAAGGAGAGAGAAATTAAAATAGAAAGGCCAAGCGAGTTCTTTACGGAATTCGAGCTGAGTCTTCTAGAATTTCTGAAAAGGCCCGACTTCGACAACTTCATCAATACTGTAATAGGTTTAATCGAGAAGGAGTTTAAATTGAGGGATTTCAAGGTTTTAGATGATTTTAAAGTCAAGAGCGTTGGCGTTGAAAATGAAGATAAGAAAGAAGATAAAAAAGATGAAAAGAAAAAGTTGGTTAGGAAGAACAGAAGAACTCTTTTCGATTTCGTGGAGGGGTAGGGATGCTCATAAAGTATGTGGAAATTGAGAACTTCAAATCACACAGAAGTTCGAGGGTGGAATTTGATAGAGGTGTAAATCTCATAGTTGGTAGGAACGGTGCTGGTAAGACATCTATTCTTGAAGCCATAGCCGTAGCACTTTACGGTGTTAAACACGGTGTTAAACCTTCTGGGGTTAAGAAAGACGATCTGATCAGAGATTCTGCAAGCAGATACGAGATAAGACTAGGTTTCGATTTTAACGGTCGCGATTGTCTGATAGTGAGAAGTAGCGACGGAAACTCCTACTTGAGATGTGACAAACTCCTCGAAGGTGATGAAAGGATCAGAGAGTGGGTGGAAAGAAACGTAGCTCCCTCTCACGTGTGGTTGAACGCCATATACGTTAGACAGGGAGAGATTGATGAGATAGTCAAGGATGACGAGAGGAGGGAGAAGATAATCAAGAGAATAACGCAGATAGAGGATTACGAAAGGGCTTGGGAAAATCTGGGTAAGGTGATCAAGCACTTCAAGGAAGAGAAAAGTAGGCTCGAAAAGGAGATTAAAGCTGAAAGCGATGTAGAAAACAGGATCAAAGAAGTGAAAGAGGAGCTTGAAGCAAAGAAAAGAGAGCTTGATAAAAAAATGATTGAGCTAAGAGATGTTGAAGAAAAATTAGCTGAAGCTGAGGCTGAGAAGGAGAGAGTTGAAAAGTTGAGAGAGAAGTTCGAAGAGCTGAATAGAGAGAAGGAAAGCATTGAGAAACACGCTGGAAAGATTGAAGAAAGAATCAGAGGTCTTAGGGAGAGAAGAAACGGCTTAAAGAAGGAAATTGAGGAGCTTAAATCGAGGGTTAGGAGGCTTGAGGAAATAAGGGGATATGCTGAAAAATACATTGAGCTTAGAGAGGAGTACGAGAAAACTTTGAAAGTGGAAAGGGAGCTTAAGGAAACCTTGGCAAGACTTGAGTCGGAAAGGAATGGAGTAATCAGATTGTTAAGCGATCTTGAGAATAAAAAGAAGAGATTGAACGAATTGAAAGGTAAGCTTGAGGAAGTTGAAAAAAGGAAGTCTGAAATCGAAGGCAAGGCTTTGAAATACGAGGAGATAAAGGTAAAACTTGAAAGATTGAGGGAGCTTGAAAAAACTTGTAGACCTTTAGAGGAGATCGAAAGAGAGCTTGAGGAAGTTGAAAGAGCTAAGTTGAAGCTTAAAGATGTTGAGAAAGATGAAAGGAATTTGCTGGATATGAAAGCAAGATTAGAAAGCGAAATTGAGAGGTTGAAAGAAGCTTTGAATGCATTAAAATCCGCGAAAGGTGTTTGTCCGACATGTGGTAGGCTTCTGAGTGAAGATGATCGCTTAAATCTCATAAAAAGTTACACGAAGAAGTTAGAAAACGTTAGAAAAGATTTGATTGAAATCGAGAATAAATTGGAGGATATAAAGAACGTAAAGAAAGAACTTGAAAGCGTAATTTCGGAGGAAAGCAGGATTTTAAGGGAATATGAGCTTGCTAAGGAGTTGGAAAATTTAAAGAAGTCTACTAAGGGTTTCGAAGAAGCTGAAGCTGCTTGGAAGGAGTACAGAAAGCTAGAAGAGTTGGCCTTGAAGCTGTCTGCTGACATATCAGTAATAGAATCTGATCTTAAATCTGAACAGGAGTTGAACTCAAAGTTGATTGAGCTAAACTCGAAGATTGATGAAGTTGAAGAAAAATTGAGCAATCTGAAAAAAATTGATGAAAGCACTTTGAAAGAGCTTGAGTCTTATTACAACGAGTTTAACAGACTTGTAAGTGCGAAGCACGATTTGGAGAGAAAGCTTGAGGAACTGAAATCTTGTGAATCTGAAATCGTCAAAGCTGAAGATGAACTTTCAGAAACCCTAAAAAGGCTGGAAAGCTTGAAAAATGAGATAGAAGCTCTTGGCTATAGTGATGAAACTTACAGGAATGTTTACAACCTATATACTGAACTGAGGAGTAGATACTTCGGTCTTAGAGAGGGCGTTGAGAGACTCAAAGATCATATAAAAACCCTCGAGAAAAGTGCTGAGGATTTGGAAAATAGGGTGAAGAAGCTTAGGGAAAAGAGGGAGAGAGTTGAGAAGATAGGCAGAGAAGTGTTACCAAAGCTTGAAGAGATAAGAGAAAAATTCAGAAAGTACAAGGTAAGTCTGACGGAATACGCTTTCAAAGAAGTTGAGAAAATAGCAAGTGAAATTTTTGAGGAAATGACCGATGGAAAGTATTCGGGAATAGTTCTTAAGAGAGAGGAAAAAAGGAAAGAGAAGGTCACAGTAAAGGTGTTGTATCAGGGTGCTGAGAGGGACATAAGCTTCCTAAGTGGTGGAGAACTTATTGCTCTCGGCTTAGCCTTCAGGTTGGCTCTTTCGGTTTTCATGATTCAGGGGAAGATTCCACTGCTTATTCTGGATGAACCGACTCCATTCTTGGACGATGAGAGAAGGAGAAAGCTCGTGGATATAATGAACCGCTATCTAAAGAAGATTCCACAGGTTATAGTGGTTACTCACGATGAAGAACTTAGAGACGTTGCTGACAAAGTTATAAGGGTGGAGTTGCACGGCGGAGTTTCTAAGGTTATGGAGGGTTTTGAATGAGGAGGCTGAGCGATGCGATATTTCAAGATCTACCCGATAGATTGGAGGAGATACTAAAGAGCGTTGAAAATGCGATATTATCATTTGAAGACCTCTTTCACTGGAATGAATTGCCAAATGCAAGGAAATGCAAGGCTTTTGGAGTTGATGGAAGTAGAAGCATGGAAAAAAGATGCGGTGTTGTTGTTTACGCTGTCTCAAGTGTTGGGGTTGGAGATAGGATACTTGAGCTCCACGATCTTTCTGTTGTAGAACCTATCAAACACATTGAGAAGAGAGTTGAGATGCACATGCAAACAAATGAAGCTAGAATAGGAATATTTGCTGATGGACTGATTCTCCTTGATGGTGCTTTGAGCAACTTACTCTTTCTCATAAAAAGGCCTAGAATAACGGAGCTTTACGATATAGAGAAGCAGATAAACGATAAAACGATGAACATACTCAAAGATTTTGCAAATGAACTCGATGAATGGATTGATAGCTTGAATGAGGGAATTTCCAAAGGACTGTTCCAGAGAAGGACTCTTCTGAGCAGGGATAAGGATAGCGATCTCAGAATACTTTTTGAATTTGTAGAATTCTTGCATGCTTACGACAGATTACTTGAGAAAGAAGTTGTTTCGATTGCCAAAAACGTCTACGAGAGTAGACTCTCAATGCTCAAGAACAACTTTGAATACTATAGGGTGACAGATCAGGCTGTTGTGGATTATCTCGTTGCAAAGGAGTTTGGATTCGAGAAGGCGGGATTTTTCAAGTTCTCCTACAACGTTAGAGGGGAGGAGAGTATGATAGCAGATCTCGTGAAGGAGCTTGAATTTAAGAACATTGAGAAGTTAAGGGTCTATCCGTGTTACGTGAGGTTTAGGGATTACGGTAACGTGTACTTGATGGAATCTAACGTTGAAATTGAGAAGGTCTTACCGATGGTGGTTGGGCTGGAGGTGGACGGTTACCCCTTCCCTCTCATTCACGCACACAGATATGCGGAAATTAAAAAGGCTGAAATGAAGGCTATGATGGTAACGCTGATGAACGCTCTTGCAAATAAGCCCGAGTTCAGAATACTCTTGAAACACCCTAGAAGCTCACTTGAGGGACACTAGAATTTTTTCGAACTGTTCAACGGAGTTTGGATCCCTAAAGAAGGGATCACCCAAAACGACGTGATCGCAGATTTTGAGTACTTCCTTTAAACGTCCAACTAAGCTTTCAAAATCTCCGGCTATGGCAAATTTGTCTATTAAAACATCTTTGTACCTCTTTATCTCATCGGGAATTACATTCAAACTCTTTCTATCAGCTATAACTCTCAGGAAATCAAGTTTGGAAATTTCTCTGCACATGCCGTCGTACTTGAAAGTCTTTACGAAATTCCTATTGCTACACGAGACCATGGCACATGCTATGAGCAAATCAAATTCGAATTCGCTTGGAAGTATTAGTGAAGGGGCGTAAGCGACCTTGTAAACTTCTCTCTTCAGAAAACCGATTATCCAACTCAAATGCTCCGGATGAGCATAGTTGAAGAGAATTCCATCGACAATCTTTGATGCTTCTGAGGTTATCTTTGGCCCAGAACAACCACAGAAGAGGAGATCTACTTCCTTTCTCAAAGATTTCAGGCAGTCTAGAACAGCTTTCAAGCCGGAATAACCTCTCAACTCTCCAGCACCTATTCCGAGTGCAAAAGTAGTGTCTCTATGCTCCTCTACGAGATTTCTAAATCTTCTAAGAATATCCTTACAGCCAAAATCTACCGTTACAACACCGAAACCTACGAAATCGACATAATCGGCAATAAGATCGGCAACGTAAAATGGGTCCTTAAACAACGGATTGTAACCTACCCACACAGCCTTAAAACGCTTTGCAATCCTAACAATCTCCTTATCTTCAAGATCTCCGTTTATATTTACGCTTAGAATGTCAAGTAACCCTTTCTCTCCAACCATTCAACCTGTGGATTAGTGTACCTCCAGATTATGTCACATCTGTCATCCTGAAACGGCCAAGGAACGATTATAACAACATCGCCTTCTCTAATCCATATTCTCTTTCTCAGTTTACCCGGTATCCTTCCGAGTCTCTCCTTCCCATCCTCACACTTAACTTTGACGTGTCCACCCCCGAGCATTGCCGTAACTATTCCGAACATTTCACCTTTACTTCTATCTGGCAACCTTACCCTTACTACCTCCTCTTCCGCCAGTTTATCACCCCCTTTCGAGTTTTTCCCTTACACCTTCGAGTATTTTGTTTAAATACTTTGCTACAGCCTTCTTCAAATCTAACGGGTGAAGCTTGCCCGATTTAAAGTCCGAAATAAGTTCATCAGGAGTTTTGTATGTAACATCCCCTCCGTACTTTTCCTCCCTCTCAACCTTAAATTCTCCAAAGCGGGGGAAGATATGGTAGAGAGCTATCTGAATTATAGGGTTGTTCTCTACTTCTCCAGCCGGACAGAACGCTTTCCTTATCTTCTTCTCAACCTCCTCAGCCGAGTCCCTGACGGATATGTAGTTACCCTTTGAAGAACTCATCTTTTGCCCATCTAAACCGAGTAAGATCGGTGTGTGAAGACAAATCGGAGCTTTGTAACCCAATCTTGGCAGATTTTCCCTTGCAAGCATGTGTATCTTTCTCTGGTCAGTTCCACCAACAGCCAAATCAACACCTAAATGTGCTATATCCAAAGCCTGCATGAGAGGATAGATCATCTGAGAAACCATCGGATCCTCCTTCCTCCTACTAACCTCGTCCATACTCCTTCTCGCTCTGTTTACAGTTGTGATCCTCGCCATCTTTAACACATCCAAGACGTAATCCCTCTCAAGCTGATATTCACTACCCAAAACGAACTTAGCCTTGCTTTCATCCAAGCCCAAAGCTATGAACGCTTTTTTATTGAAGTCAGCGATTTTTCTAATCTCGTCAAAATCACCTTTCTCGTTGAGATAAGCGTGAACGTCTGCCAAAAGAACTACAATCTCGAAACCAGCCTGCTGTAAGTCTATAAGCTTCTGCACGGTCATCATATGACCGAGGTGAATCTCTCCGCTCGGCTCGTATCCAACGTAAGCCCTCGGTTTCTCCTTAGTTTGTAGAAGCTCCAACAGTTCCTCCTCTGTAACTATCTCGACTGCATTCCTCTTGATCAGCTGAAGTTTGGATTCCAAGTCCATGAGAGCAAAAGGGGGAGTTGGATTTAAAAGACTACGCAAAGAGGTAAAAATAGCTTTAATCTTTCTTCTTTCTGAAGTTAGCTCTCAAGGACGGTCTAATTTTCTCAGCACCCTTACCTTTCCTCCTTAAACCTCTCGCCCTCCTTCCAGCTGAAGTGAGACCTCTGTAAACCCTTCCCCTCTGCTTTGCAATTTGACTCAGCTGAGGATCGCTTAGAATTGCTGGATGGCTTCTGTCAACGAGAATAACTTCGAACCACTTGTACCTACCGTCCTCTCCAACCCAGTATGAGTTCAGCACTTCCATGTTCGGATACTTCCTGTTTGCCCTCTCTTCTGCAATCCACTGCAAGTTCTTCTTGGGCGTTTTCCTGTTTACCATGAGGTTTCCGACCTTTCTTCCCTTGTTAGGCCTTGTAGCCCTCCTTCCTCCCCTCCTAACTCTCACTCTCACGACTATGACTCCCTGCTTAGCTTTGTAACCTAAGGCTCTCGCTCTATCCAACCTTGTAGGTCTTTCAATCCTGACAACAGCTGGTTCTCTCCTCCACTTCTGCAACCTTTCCCACATTAGCTGTCCAACTATGCCTTCCCAAGGTCTCTTCCACATCTCCCTTATGTAAGCGTACATTGACGATGCCATCTTTAGGGCATTCAAAACGGTGTTAATAAATCTTGCCTTCAGACTTCAACTACTCTCCATCTCTCTTCCCAAGCCTCACCTTTAACATAATTTCCAGCGACCCATTTCGCAACGCTCTCCATTACAATCCCATATTCCCTCAGCCTGTGACCGCCGTTTCTTACTTCCAGGAAGTAGGCATCCTTCGCATTCTCATAAAGCCTTTTGCTACTCTCAAACGGAATTACATCATCTTTATCACCGTGAACGAGCAAAATCGGACACCTAACTTTATCAATCCACTTAATAGGTGCGAAATCCTCAACATCTCTTTTGAAGTTCTCGTAGAACTCTTCAAAACTTCCAACACCCTTCAAACTCTTTCTTATGATTGCATGATCGTACGCTTTCTTAATCAAATCTTTTCTCATCACATCAAAGCAACAGGGCGTAGCCAAAAGAGCTAGGCTTTTCACAGCTTTCAACCTCGCAACGTACGTTGCGGGCACACCACCTAAGCTGAAGGCAACGAGATGAACGCTCTTAAACTTTTCAACGATTTCTATTAGATCCTCAACCCAATTTAGAATCTCGAACTTCCCCTTACTCAAACCCGTTCCAGAAAAATCGAATATTATAGAATTCAAACCTTTTTCACCAAAAAATTCTGCCAATTCGTCGTAACCCTTAGCTATAACCGGTAGAGGTTCATAAGGTAAACCGTGACAGATCACAACCACGTTTTCAGCGTAAATTCTAACGAAGTTTCTGCCGATTGTCGTGTCTAAGAACATCAGTATAAGTTTTGATTTAAAATACTAATAAAGTCTTCGACGAAATAACAAAAATTATTTAATCCATCATAATTAACAAAACGACTGATGCGTTATAGATTAAATTGGACTTATCCGAATTTAGGTAGTTATCATGGTTACAAACCTCCTCTAAGAGGCAGTCTAAAGGAAAGACTTAGAGATGCATTAAGTTTAGGTATCATGCGAATTGAAGTGCCATTCGACTTAATTAGAAGAGAAAATAAAGAATTCATAAAGTTAAACAAAAACGTTGGAGATATTCCAACAAAGGATGATTTTTCTATCCTTTACGATGTTTCAGGCTTTGATGGGAATTACATTTTGCATACCGATCCTGAGTTAAAACCGTATCACAAGTTATACTGGAATAAGAGGGAATGGAGGCAAAAATACCTCGGATCAATTATAGATTTTGTAGATTTTGTAGGAACAAATCCATCTGCAATCGAGTTCCATCCAAGCAGTAAAAAAAGAAGTAATGGATTATTACCCTTAATATTGGAATCTTTTGATATATTCGATAGTCACGGCATTTCATCAGTAATTTTGATTGAAAACAGAACAAGAAAGTATATATATCTACGATTTCTGATATGCTTAAATTCTATGAATTGTTAAAAATTAATTTATCTGAAAAAGAATTAAAGCTGTTTGGATTTTGTATTGATGTATCACAACTTTATAAACAAATAAAATCTGATCCAACAGAAGAATTAAAGGAATTTCCCAAAGAACTCATTAAGGCTTGGCATTTACACTTTGAACATAAATGTCCATCCGATCACGACCCTATAAACTGGAGAGAAATTATTCGTTTAATACATCCTGAAGATTTTTGTTTGCCTGAAGTTTTGAGTTCTAAGAGGAATGTAGTAAAGACAATAAAATACTTCGAAAATTTAGTCTCGAAAACGTTTTGAAATGTAGCAATCACAAGGTTTCATGATTGCTGAGGTCTTCATCGAACTAAAAAAAGGAGTCATGGATGCTGAAGGAGAAGCAGTTAAAAAAGCTTTGAGGCTCTTGGGCTTTAAAAAGGTCAAAGGGGTTTCAAGTGTTAAAGTTTACAGGATTGAGATAGACACAAATAGCAAGGAGGAGGCGGAGAGGGAAGTTAGGGAGATGTGTGAAAAACTCTTAGCTAATCCCGTAATTCAAAACTATAGAATAGTTCTTAAGGAGTGATAGGCATGTATAGGGAGATATACCCTCAGGTTTACGAGATCAACGTTATTAATGCAGGTGACGAAGATTTGATGAAGATAAGCGATGAGTTGGGCTTAGCACTGAATCTGAATGAAATGCGTAAGATTAAGGATTACTTTACCAAAAAGGGCAGAAATCCTACCGATATAGAACTTCAGTCCATAGCCCAAGCTTGGAGTGAGCACTGTTGCTACAAAAGCTCGAAGTGCTATCTGAGGGAGTACCTCTTCGGTATTGAGAAGGATTACGTAATCTCAGCCATAAAAGAGGATGCTGGAGTCGTGGAATTCGATAATGAATACGCTTACGTTGTAGCTTTGGAATCACACAATCACCCCTCAGCCATTGAGCCTTACGGTGGTGCTTCAACGGGTATAGGGGGAATTTTGAGAGATGTTCTTTGCATGGGTGCTCAGCCAATCGCTTTAGTCGATCCCCTCTTTTTCGGAAATTTGGACATTAAAGATTTGCCTAAGGGTGTTAAGCATCCTCTCTACCTGCTCTTCGGAGTCGTTGCTGGAATAAGGGATTATGGAAATAGAGTTGGAATTCCAACCGTTGGAGGAATGGTATTCTTCGATGAGAGCTACGTAACGAACTGTTTGGTTAACGTGGGTTGTGTCGGGATAGTTAGAAAGGATAGAATCGTCCATTCGAGAGTTGGAAACGTAGGAGATTTGTTTGTGCTTGTGGGTGGAGCAACTGGGAGAGACGGAATTCACGGTGTTACGTTTGCATCGAAGGAGTTGAGTGAAAAAAGTGAGGAGGAAAGAGGAGCTGTTCAGCTTGGTAATCCTATAATGAAGGAGCCTCTAATTCACGCTTGCTTGGAAGTTGTTGAGAAGGGTCTCGTAACGGGAATGAAGGATTTGGGAGGAGGAGGCTTGAGTTGTGTTATTAGTGAAATGTCCTACGCTGCAAATTGCGGTGCTGAGGTTTACTTAGACAAGGTTCATCTAAAAGAGGAGGGAATGGCTCCTTGGGAAATATACATATCAGAAAGTCAGGAGAGGATGATGCTGACGGTCAATCCGAAGCATGTGGATGAAGTCTTGGATGTCTTCAAGAAATGGGATGTTCCGGCTGTTGTTGTGGGAAAGGCTATTCCGGATAAGGTTGTTAGGGTATATTGGAAAGGCTACAAGATTTACGAACTCGATCTAGATTTCTTACTTGGAGCTGTAGAATACTGCAGACCGTATGTGGTCAAGAGGATTGAGAGAATTGATGAGACTTCCAAGCCGAGCGATCTCAAAGGGGTTTTGCTCAAGATGCTGGAACATCCGAATGTTGCTTGTAGAGAGTGGGTTATAAGGCAATACGATCACGAAGTTAGAGCTTGCACGGTTTTAAAGCCTCTGCAGGGTAGAATCAACAGGGAAACGCACGGAGATTGTGCTGTGATAAAGCCGACAGATTCTTGGAGGGGTTTGGCATTAACGACGGATGTAAATCCTTGGATGACTAAAATGGATCCTTTCTGGGGAACAGCAAGTAGCTTTGACGAGATGGTAAGAAATTTGGTAGCCGTTAATTCAATCCCGCATAGCTTTGCTGACTGCTTAAACTTCGGAAATCCAGAAAAGCCTGAGAGGATGGGTGAATTCGTTCAGAGTGTCAGAGCTCTGGGATGGATGGCTAGGGGTTTTGGTTTGCCTTGCGTTAGCGGAAACGTGAGCTTCTACAACGAAACTCCGTACAGTGCTGTAGCTCCAACACCGACACTCATGGGAATTGGTATAGTTGAAGACATTCGCAAAGTCGTGAGCTCGAACTTCAAGGGGAAGGGAGAAATCGTATTGGTGGGAGAAACATTGAAGGAATTCGGTGGAAGCTTGTACTGTGCCGTAACAGGACAGAGAAGCACAGTAGTGCCGAAAACTTCTCCGAAGAGACTTAAGAGATACGTAAATGCCATGCTCCAAGCTTTTAAGGAGTTCAAGGTCTATGCTTGTCACGATCTTGCTGAAGGAGGATTGGCAGTAGCTTTGGCTGAGATGTGCATAGGCGGATTCGGTTGCAAGGTAGATTTGAGCGAATTGAGGGGAGAGGACTACGTGAAGCTGTTTTCGGAATCCAATACAAGATGGCTTGTTGAAGTTGACAATGCCGAGGATTTTGTTAAATTCATGAAGTCTAAGGGATTGAGTGTCTACGCAATAGGAGTTGTTGAGGGTGATGAAATTGTCGTAAAGAACTGCTTCAGAGTGAGTGTTGAAGAGGTTGAGAAAGTTTGGAGAAACGGCCTCGTTAGGTTTACTGGGTGGTGAACCTCAGGAACGGGTGGAGTCATCACAGGTCAGTTCGCCCTCGTTTCCTCATCGGTAAAGTGAGTTTGCCTGATAGCTTATAAACTTTCAATCTTC encodes:
- a CDS encoding TATA-box-binding protein; translated protein: MTRDFKIKIENVVASTQIGENIDLNKIAREIPDADYKPKQFPGLVLRTKEPKAAALIFRSGKVVCTGSKSVEDARRVVKQIVKIVGSLGIPVIEEPEVKVQNIVASADLGTDLNLNAIAIGLGLENVEYEPEQFPGLVYRLRDPRVVVLIFGSGKMVVTGGKTPDDARRAVEKIAEELESLGLL
- a CDS encoding DNA repair exonuclease, with product MKFAHLADAHLGYEQYHLPFRAEDFAKSFKFAVEKAIEEDVDFAIISGDLFHRSNPNPKTIKQAIDILSMLKEENIPIFAIEGNHDKTVKDVSIYDLLESLGLLYKLGLRRKLVEGEFVRSKSFGDYNLVYGVFEDFKIFGDTHRSSHQFKSLMEEKYIPSCDIAVLHLSVKEVVDLDIKDDYVTISDLPRAKYYALGHVHIPIKKNVNGSWFVYPGCPERSDAREYSIKIDYFDDFCVSEGCKKGLFIVENFKPRFVEVSCRDLISANISAKDQRDAVNRVKEILDYLNSESILILRIFSESVIDLEDLVKIVERRVRHVKISLERISKEREIKIERPSEFFTEFELSLLEFLKRPDFDNFINTVIGLIEKEFKLRDFKVLDDFKVKSVGVENEDKKEDKKDEKKKLVRKNRRTLFDFVEG
- the rad50 gene encoding DNA double-strand break repair ATPase Rad50, with the protein product MLIKYVEIENFKSHRSSRVEFDRGVNLIVGRNGAGKTSILEAIAVALYGVKHGVKPSGVKKDDLIRDSASRYEIRLGFDFNGRDCLIVRSSDGNSYLRCDKLLEGDERIREWVERNVAPSHVWLNAIYVRQGEIDEIVKDDERREKIIKRITQIEDYERAWENLGKVIKHFKEEKSRLEKEIKAESDVENRIKEVKEELEAKKRELDKKMIELRDVEEKLAEAEAEKERVEKLREKFEELNREKESIEKHAGKIEERIRGLRERRNGLKKEIEELKSRVRRLEEIRGYAEKYIELREEYEKTLKVERELKETLARLESERNGVIRLLSDLENKKKRLNELKGKLEEVEKRKSEIEGKALKYEEIKVKLERLRELEKTCRPLEEIERELEEVERAKLKLKDVEKDERNLLDMKARLESEIERLKEALNALKSAKGVCPTCGRLLSEDDRLNLIKSYTKKLENVRKDLIEIENKLEDIKNVKKELESVISEESRILREYELAKELENLKKSTKGFEEAEAAWKEYRKLEELALKLSADISVIESDLKSEQELNSKLIELNSKIDEVEEKLSNLKKIDESTLKELESYYNEFNRLVSAKHDLERKLEELKSCESEIVKAEDELSETLKRLESLKNEIEALGYSDETYRNVYNLYTELRSRYFGLREGVERLKDHIKTLEKSAEDLENRVKKLREKRERVEKIGREVLPKLEEIREKFRKYKVSLTEYAFKEVEKIASEIFEEMTDGKYSGIVLKREEKRKEKVTVKVLYQGAERDISFLSGGELIALGLAFRLALSVFMIQGKIPLLILDEPTPFLDDERRRKLVDIMNRYLKKIPQVIVVTHDEELRDVADKVIRVELHGGVSKVMEGFE
- a CDS encoding DNA double-strand break repair nuclease NurA, with protein sequence MRRLSDAIFQDLPDRLEEILKSVENAILSFEDLFHWNELPNARKCKAFGVDGSRSMEKRCGVVVYAVSSVGVGDRILELHDLSVVEPIKHIEKRVEMHMQTNEARIGIFADGLILLDGALSNLLFLIKRPRITELYDIEKQINDKTMNILKDFANELDEWIDSLNEGISKGLFQRRTLLSRDKDSDLRILFEFVEFLHAYDRLLEKEVVSIAKNVYESRLSMLKNNFEYYRVTDQAVVDYLVAKEFGFEKAGFFKFSYNVRGEESMIADLVKELEFKNIEKLRVYPCYVRFRDYGNVYLMESNVEIEKVLPMVVGLEVDGYPFPLIHAHRYAEIKKAEMKAMMVTLMNALANKPEFRILLKHPRSSLEGH
- a CDS encoding LLM class oxidoreductase, whose protein sequence is MVGEKGLLDILSVNINGDLEDKEIVRIAKRFKAVWVGYNPLFKDPFYVADLIADYVDFVGFGVVTVDFGCKDILRRFRNLVEEHRDTTFALGIGAGELRGYSGLKAVLDCLKSLRKEVDLLFCGCSGPKITSEASKIVDGILFNYAHPEHLSWIIGFLKREVYKVAYAPSLILPSEFEFDLLIACAMVSCSNRNFVKTFKYDGMCREISKLDFLRVIADRKSLNVIPDEIKRYKDVLIDKFAIAGDFESLVGRLKEVLKICDHVVLGDPFFRDPNSVEQFEKILVSLK
- the eif1A gene encoding translation initiation factor eIF-1A, with protein sequence MAEEEVVRVRLPDRSKGEMFGIVTAMLGGGHVKVKCEDGKERLGRIPGKLRKRIWIREGDVVIIVPWPFQDDRCDIIWRYTNPQVEWLERKGYLTF
- a CDS encoding tyrosine--tRNA ligase codes for the protein MDLESKLQLIKRNAVEIVTEEELLELLQTKEKPRAYVGYEPSGEIHLGHMMTVQKLIDLQQAGFEIVVLLADVHAYLNEKGDFDEIRKIADFNKKAFIALGLDESKAKFVLGSEYQLERDYVLDVLKMARITTVNRARRSMDEVSRRKEDPMVSQMIYPLMQALDIAHLGVDLAVGGTDQRKIHMLARENLPRLGYKAPICLHTPILLGLDGQKMSSSKGNYISVRDSAEEVEKKIRKAFCPAGEVENNPIIQIALYHIFPRFGEFKVEREEKYGGDVTYKTPDELISDFKSGKLHPLDLKKAVAKYLNKILEGVREKLERG